Proteins encoded within one genomic window of Girardinichthys multiradiatus isolate DD_20200921_A chromosome 21, DD_fGirMul_XY1, whole genome shotgun sequence:
- the sox32 gene encoding SRY-box transcription factor 32: MTAVFEHSTKHQHETMRFSQVDPRFQLCSNPPESEHGEHMTEVRSPSSERSSPLSVHSESSCASPEPKSAPAQQRVRRPLNAFIIWTKEERRRLAQLNPDLENTDLSKILGKTWKAMPLAEKRPYMQEAERLRVQHTIDYPNYKYRPRRRKQLKKIPKTQSAESTPLSSSSFNIPYNLTYLLQNHQQRAFQNSTPFPHSSLHSNRYINPAVADSEGATTADSLSSNAVVYSNPPAYQPELQAYFSSQHGHMQHGFSSSSGPLMDQRESRVYGLQHCPTGPSFEFYLEQVQLDMLYDLDRSEFEQYLGPKQHGSELAEHSSYRGYSV; this comes from the exons ATGACAGCGGTCTTCGAGCATAGTACAAAACATCAACATGAAACCATGCGTTTTAGCCAAGTGGACCCTCGTTTCCAGCTATGCTCAAATCCGCCGGAGAGCGAGCACGGAGAGCATATGACCGAGGTGCGCTCCCCCAGTTCGGAACGCTCCAGTCCCCTGTCTGTCCACTCGGAGTCCAGCTGCGCCAGTCCAGAACCTAAGTCGGCCCCAGCGCAGCAGAGGGTCAGGAGGCCGCTAAACGCCTTCATCATCTGGACCAAAGAGGAGCGCAGACGGCTGGCGCAGCTCAACCCAGACCTGGAGAACACGGATCTCAGCAAAATACTTG GAAAAACATGGAAGGCTATGCCCTTAGCTGAGAAGCGCCCATACATGCAGGAGGCTGAACGCCTGAGGGTCCAGCACACGATTGATTATCCCAACTACAAGTACAGGCCCCGTCGGAGGAAGCAGCTAAAGAAGATCCCCAAGACCCAGTCTGCAGAATCCACTCCACTCAGCAGCTCCAGCTTCAACATTCCGTACAACCTCACCTATCTGCTCCAGAACCACCAGCAGCGGGCTTTCCAGAACTCAACTCCTTTCCCACATTCATCCCTGCATTCTAACAGATACATAAACCCAGCAGTTGCTGACTCTGAAGGAGCCACAACAGCAGACAGTTTATCAAGCAACGCTGTTGTGTACTCAAATCCTCCTGCGTACCAGCCTGAGCTGCAGGCGTACTTTAGCTCCCAGCACGGACACATGCAGCATGgtttctcctcttcctcaggtCCTCTCATGGACCAGAGGGAATCCAGGGTCTACGGGCTCCAGCATTGCCCAACAGGGCCCTCATTTGAGTTTTACTTAGAGCAGGTTCAGCTGGACATGCTGTATGATTTGGACCGCAGCGAGTTTGAACAGTACCTCGGTCCAAAACAGCACGGGTCGGAGCTAGCAGAGCACAGCAGCTACAGAGGATACTCTGTGTAA